One genomic region from Prionailurus bengalensis isolate Pbe53 chromosome C1, Fcat_Pben_1.1_paternal_pri, whole genome shotgun sequence encodes:
- the CLDN19 gene encoding claudin-19 has product MANSGLQLLGYFLALGGWVGIIASTALPQWKQSSYAGDAIITAVGLYEGLWMSCASQSTGQVQCKLYDSLLALEGHIQSARALMVVAVLLGFVAMVLSVVGMKCTRVGDSNPIAKSRIAISGGALFLLAGLCTLTAVSWYATLVTQEFFNPSTPINARYEFGSALFVGWASAGLAMLGGSFLCCTCPEPERTNSSPQPYRPGPSAAAREPVVKLSASAKGPLGV; this is encoded by the exons aTGGCCAACTCAGGCCTCCAGCTCCTGGGCTACTTCCTggccctgggtggctgggtgggcaTCATCGCCAGCACAGCCCTCCCGCAGTGGAAGCAGTCCTCGTATGCGGGCGACGCCATCATCACGGCCGTGGGCCTCTACGAAGGGCTCTGGATGTCCTGTGCCTCCCAGAGTACGGGGCAGGTGCAGTGCAAACTCTACGACTCACTGCTCGCCCTGGAAG GTCACATCCAGTCAGCCCGAGCCCTGATGGTGGTGGCCGTGCTCCTGGGCTTTGTGGCCATGGTCCTCAGTGTGGTTGGCATGAAGTGCACCCGGGTTGGAGACAGCAACCCCATTGCCAAGAGCCGCATCGCCATCTCTGGGGGTGCCCTTTTCCTCCTGGCAG GCCTCTGCACTTTGACAGCCGTCTCGTGGTATGCCACCCTGGTGACCCAGGAGTTCTTCAACCCCAGCACACCAATCAATGCCAG GTACGAGTTCGGCTCGGCCCTGTTCGTCGGCTGGGCCTCCGCCGGCCTGGCCATGCTGGGGGGCTCCTTCCTCTGCTGCACATGCCCGGAGCCCGAGAGAACCAACAGCAGCCCGCAGCCCTACCGGCCCGGCCCCTCGGCTGCTGCGCGAGA ACCAGTTGTTAAATTGTCCGCCTCCGCCAAGGGCCCCCTGGGTGTGTAA